One window of the Chryseotalea sp. WA131a genome contains the following:
- a CDS encoding type I restriction-modification system subunit M: protein MTSTTQRAELQAKIWKIANEVRGSVDGWDFKQFVLGTLFYRFISENFTNYIEGGDDSVNYANYPDTDITPEIKDDAIKTKGYFMYPSQLFVNIAKTANTNANLNTDLKTIFDAIESSANGYPSEKAIKGLFADFDPTSTRLGNTVENKNSRLAAVLKGVEELDFGNFEDNQIDLFGDAYEFLISNYAANAGKSGGEFFTPQHVSKLIAQLAMHKQDKVNKIYDPAAGSGSLLLQAKKHFDNHIIEEGFYGQEVNHTTYNLARMNMFLHNINYDKFSIALGNTLIDPHYGDEKPFDAIVSNPPYSIKWIGDDDPTLINDDRFAPAGVLAPKSKADFAFVLHALSYLSSKGRAAIVCFPGIFYRGGAEQKIRKYLVDNNFVETVISVAPNLFFGTSIAVTLLVLSKHKTENITQFIDASGEEFFKKATNNNVLTDEHIAKIMDIFDKKEDMPHIAISVDNTRISENDYNLSVSSYIEAKDNREQVDITMLNAEVSQTVEKINALRADIDAIIKEIEA, encoded by the coding sequence ATGACAAGCACAACGCAACGAGCTGAACTACAAGCTAAAATATGGAAAATAGCCAACGAGGTGCGTGGCTCAGTTGATGGATGGGATTTTAAACAGTTTGTATTAGGTACTCTTTTTTATCGCTTTATTAGTGAAAACTTTACCAATTACATTGAAGGCGGTGATGATAGCGTAAACTATGCAAACTACCCCGATACAGACATTACACCCGAAATAAAAGACGATGCTATAAAAACGAAAGGGTATTTTATGTATCCTAGTCAACTTTTTGTTAATATCGCCAAAACAGCCAACACCAACGCTAATCTTAATACCGACTTAAAAACCATTTTTGACGCCATTGAAAGCTCCGCTAATGGCTACCCATCAGAAAAGGCTATAAAAGGTTTGTTTGCCGATTTTGATCCCACCAGCACACGGCTTGGTAATACAGTTGAAAACAAAAACAGCCGTTTAGCTGCCGTTTTAAAAGGTGTTGAAGAGCTTGATTTCGGCAATTTTGAAGACAACCAGATTGACCTTTTTGGCGATGCCTACGAGTTTTTGATTTCTAATTATGCTGCCAATGCCGGAAAATCGGGAGGGGAGTTCTTTACGCCACAGCACGTATCAAAACTCATTGCTCAATTGGCCATGCACAAGCAAGACAAGGTAAACAAGATTTACGACCCTGCGGCTGGTTCAGGCTCTTTATTGTTGCAAGCCAAAAAGCATTTCGACAATCATATTATTGAAGAAGGTTTTTATGGGCAGGAAGTAAACCACACCACTTACAACCTTGCCCGTATGAACATGTTTTTGCACAACATCAATTACGACAAGTTTAGTATTGCTCTTGGAAATACACTTATTGACCCACACTATGGCGATGAGAAACCCTTTGATGCCATTGTATCAAATCCGCCTTACTCTATAAAATGGATTGGAGACGATGACCCAACGTTGATTAACGATGACCGTTTTGCTCCTGCTGGTGTATTGGCTCCTAAATCAAAAGCAGATTTTGCTTTTGTATTGCATGCGCTAAGTTATCTTTCAAGCAAGGGACGTGCGGCTATTGTTTGCTTTCCAGGTATTTTTTACCGTGGTGGTGCAGAACAGAAAATCAGAAAATATTTGGTGGATAACAATTTTGTGGAAACCGTTATTTCCGTAGCACCTAATTTGTTTTTTGGTACTTCCATTGCCGTTACGCTTTTGGTGCTTTCCAAGCATAAAACAGAAAACATAACCCAGTTTATAGATGCCAGTGGTGAGGAGTTCTTTAAAAAAGCAACCAACAACAACGTGCTTACTGATGAGCATATAGCTAAGATAATGGACATCTTCGATAAAAAGGAAGATATGCCGCATATCGCCATTTCTGTAGATAATACCCGAATTTCTGAAAACGATTATAACCTATCCGTTAGTTCTTATATAGAAGCAAAAGACAATAGAGAGCAAGTGGATATTACTATGTTAAATGCAGAGGTCTCTCAAACAGTTGAGAAGATAAATGCACTTCGTGCTGACATTGATGCAATAATAAAGGAAATTGAAGCATGA
- a CDS encoding restriction endonuclease subunit S produces MSYLEKLLEGVQIDWKTLGEVTNVLRGRRLTREQLSNDNKFPVFHGGLEPLGYYEQKNRPANSVMIINVGASAGTVGYSDVDFWSSDGCYSIEHSEKLNDKFLYYFLVGQQHFLQSKVRKAGIPTLDAPVIEKIHVPIPCPDNMDKSLEIQKEIVRILDTFTELTTELTTELTTELTARKKQYGYYREQLLSFEEGEVEWKTLGEVGEVRMCKRILKEQTSDIGEIPFYKIGTFGKEANAYIPKKLFTEYKSKYNYPRIGEVLISASGTIGRAVIFNGEDAYFQDSNIVWIENDECKVLNKYLFYFYQIVKWEISEGGTIQRLYNDNLKKTKIPIPYSKDTQKSLKEQERIVTILDKFDILTTSISEGLPKEIELRKKQYEYYRDLLLTFKPANV; encoded by the coding sequence ATGAGTTATTTGGAGAAATTATTAGAAGGTGTACAAATAGATTGGAAGACTTTAGGAGAAGTAACAAATGTACTTCGCGGACGAAGATTGACTAGAGAGCAATTATCAAATGACAACAAGTTTCCTGTTTTTCATGGAGGTTTGGAGCCTTTGGGTTATTACGAACAAAAAAATAGACCAGCAAATTCCGTAATGATAATAAATGTTGGAGCTTCAGCTGGTACTGTGGGCTATAGTGATGTTGACTTTTGGTCTTCCGATGGTTGTTATAGTATCGAACACTCAGAAAAATTAAACGATAAATTTCTTTACTATTTCCTAGTAGGTCAACAACATTTCTTGCAATCTAAAGTTAGAAAGGCTGGCATTCCTACATTAGATGCACCAGTTATTGAGAAAATCCACGTTCCCATTCCATGTCCAGATAATATGGACAAATCTCTCGAAATCCAAAAAGAAATTGTTCGTATTCTCGATACGTTTACAGAGCTTACAACAGAGCTTACAACAGAGCTTACAACAGAGCTTACAGCGCGTAAAAAGCAGTATGGCTATTATCGGGAGCAGTTATTGAGTTTTGAAGAGGGTGAAGTGGAGTGGAAGACGTTGGGGGAGGTTGGGGAAGTACGTATGTGTAAGCGTATTCTTAAAGAACAAACATCTGATATTGGTGAAATTCCTTTTTATAAAATTGGAACGTTTGGAAAAGAAGCAAATGCTTATATCCCAAAAAAATTATTCACTGAGTACAAATCAAAATACAATTATCCTAGAATCGGAGAAGTATTGATTTCAGCAAGTGGCACCATTGGAAGAGCAGTTATTTTTAACGGAGAGGATGCATATTTTCAGGATAGTAATATAGTTTGGATTGAAAACGATGAATGCAAAGTCTTGAACAAGTACTTATTTTACTTTTATCAGATAGTCAAGTGGGAAATTTCCGAAGGTGGAACTATTCAAAGGCTATATAATGATAATTTAAAGAAAACGAAAATCCCAATACCATATTCAAAGGATACCCAAAAATCCCTCAAAGAACAAGAACGTATTGTAACTATCCTCGATAAATTCGACATACTCACTACTTCAATAAGTGAAGGTCTGCCAAAAGAAATTGAGTTGAGGAAAAAGCAATATGAGTATTATAGAGATTTGTTGCTAACGTTTAAACCAGCCAATGTCTAA
- a CDS encoding four helix bundle protein translates to MKENIVKNKSFGFAVRIVKLYQYLCEQKKEFILSKQLLRSGTSVGAMIREAEHAESKLDFKHKMAIAQKEINETIYWLELLKTTDCLTREQFESINADATEVIKLITTIIKTTKANINQ, encoded by the coding sequence ATGAAAGAGAATATTGTAAAAAATAAAAGTTTTGGGTTTGCAGTGCGGATAGTGAAGTTGTATCAATATTTGTGTGAGCAGAAAAAAGAATTTATTTTATCAAAGCAGTTATTACGCTCGGGTACAAGCGTGGGAGCCATGATTCGGGAAGCAGAACATGCCGAATCAAAATTAGATTTTAAGCATAAAATGGCAATTGCTCAAAAGGAAATAAATGAAACTATTTATTGGCTTGAACTATTAAAGACAACTGATTGTTTAACACGAGAACAATTTGAAAGCATTAATGCTGATGCAACAGAAGTAATCAAATTAATCACTACCATCATCAAAACCACCAAAGCCAACATTAACCAATAA
- a CDS encoding Fic family protein, producing the protein MSKISIRFFDDREVRAIWDEANSKWWFSVLDIVAVLTNQDDYTKTRNYWKYLKAKLKKEGSQVVSATTQLKFLAPDGKKRLADMLDYNGIIALGKTFPGTKANRFIEWFTYSDETIDGKSKSKAYALFESSFLENIETGTTKGLQQIHAYLFGGLYDFAGQIRTKSISKGGYRFVYAQHLPTVLRQIDALPENTLKAIVFKYAEMNKAHPFMEGNGRSTRIWLDLILKKQLKQCVDWSQISKKNYMNAMIISTVDSSELYKLIKKALTKDINSREMYMKGIDYSYYYEEN; encoded by the coding sequence ATGTCTAAAATTTCTATACGTTTTTTTGATGATAGAGAAGTACGCGCCATTTGGGACGAAGCGAACAGCAAATGGTGGTTTTCTGTATTGGATATAGTAGCGGTGCTTACCAACCAAGACGATTACACTAAAACCCGTAACTACTGGAAGTACTTAAAAGCCAAGTTGAAGAAAGAGGGCAGCCAAGTGGTTAGTGCCACTACCCAGTTGAAATTTCTTGCACCAGACGGCAAAAAGCGCTTAGCCGATATGCTTGACTATAACGGCATTATTGCTTTGGGCAAAACTTTTCCGGGCACCAAAGCCAACCGGTTTATCGAATGGTTTACCTATAGCGATGAAACCATTGATGGTAAAAGTAAATCGAAAGCCTATGCCTTGTTCGAAAGTTCTTTTTTAGAAAATATTGAAACAGGAACAACCAAGGGCCTACAACAAATACATGCCTATCTGTTTGGAGGCCTGTATGATTTTGCAGGACAAATCAGAACAAAGAGCATTTCAAAAGGTGGCTATCGCTTTGTCTATGCTCAACACTTGCCCACTGTGTTGAGGCAAATAGATGCATTACCTGAAAATACATTGAAAGCGATCGTTTTTAAATATGCGGAAATGAACAAAGCACACCCTTTTATGGAAGGTAATGGACGAAGCACACGTATTTGGTTAGACCTTATTTTAAAGAAACAATTGAAACAATGCGTTGACTGGAGCCAGATCAGCAAAAAAAACTATATGAATGCAATGATCATAAGCACGGTTGACAGTAGTGAGCTTTACAAGCTCATCAAAAAAGCATTAACCAAAGACATCAACAGCAGGGAAATGTACATGAAGGGCATAGACTATTCATACTACTATGAAGAAAATTAA